In Desulfovibrio sp. UCD-KL4C, a single genomic region encodes these proteins:
- a CDS encoding fumarate reductase flavoprotein subunit, with protein MQTIYKDVLIIGAGLAGERAAAEAAGAGLTAVCLSIVPARRSHSAAAMGGMQAALANSVMGEGDSTDVHFADTVKGSDWGCDQEVARLFADTAPVEMRCLCDWGVPWNRVVPGKSKYFKGGKQFDKEEKEEKRGLITARNFGGTAKWRTCYVSDGTGHSVLYTMDNRCAQLGVEVHDKVEAIAFIQDGETCYGAIARSLRSGELIAYVSKATMVASGGFGKIYKASTNAVICDGGVHGAVLDTGVVPLGNMEAVQFHPTGIVPTDILVTEGCRGDGGTLLDVNEERFMHIYEPDKAELASRDVVARWMTYHMREGKGVPSPYGEHLWLDIRHLGEKHITGKLREVYEICTSFLGVDPIHQLIPVRPTQHYSMGGVRTNKDGAAYGLKGLFAAGEASCWDMHGFNRLGGNSLAETVVAGGIVGRKIVEFLETYECSIPTAVISQTAAKQQQRISDIVSGKNGNENVYRIREAMQDALDKGAHVFRTEEGLTKCINTLQKTLQRAREVGLQTDGCGASPELSAALKIEGQVKLALCVAYGALQRKESRGSHNREDYPARNDRDWLTRTLAYWKNPDDDLPTLEYEDATPSYEIPPGDRGYGKMQIISADSKEDS; from the coding sequence ATGCAGACTATCTATAAAGATGTACTGATTATAGGTGCAGGGCTTGCGGGTGAACGTGCTGCTGCGGAAGCTGCGGGTGCGGGACTTACTGCGGTCTGCCTTAGCATTGTTCCTGCCAGACGTTCTCATTCCGCTGCGGCAATGGGCGGTATGCAGGCGGCTCTTGCTAATAGCGTAATGGGTGAGGGGGACAGTACAGATGTTCACTTTGCGGATACTGTTAAAGGGTCTGACTGGGGATGTGATCAGGAAGTAGCCCGTTTGTTTGCTGATACTGCTCCTGTTGAAATGCGTTGTCTGTGTGATTGGGGTGTACCGTGGAACAGGGTTGTTCCCGGTAAATCCAAATATTTTAAGGGCGGTAAACAGTTTGATAAAGAAGAAAAAGAAGAAAAGCGCGGCCTGATTACAGCCAGAAACTTCGGCGGGACTGCCAAATGGCGCACCTGTTACGTTTCTGACGGAACAGGCCATTCTGTTCTTTATACTATGGATAACCGCTGTGCTCAGCTCGGCGTGGAAGTTCATGATAAAGTTGAAGCAATTGCATTTATTCAGGATGGCGAAACCTGTTACGGCGCAATTGCTCGTTCTCTTCGTTCAGGTGAACTTATCGCTTATGTTTCAAAAGCTACCATGGTTGCTTCAGGTGGCTTTGGTAAAATATATAAAGCTTCCACAAATGCAGTCATATGTGATGGCGGGGTACATGGCGCAGTGCTTGATACCGGTGTTGTTCCTCTTGGAAACATGGAAGCTGTTCAGTTTCATCCTACAGGGATTGTTCCGACGGATATCCTTGTTACTGAAGGATGTCGCGGTGACGGCGGAACTTTGCTTGATGTTAATGAAGAAAGATTCATGCACATCTATGAACCTGATAAAGCTGAACTAGCCTCTCGTGATGTTGTCGCCCGCTGGATGACTTATCACATGCGCGAAGGCAAGGGGGTTCCATCTCCTTATGGTGAACATCTCTGGTTAGACATTCGTCATCTCGGTGAAAAACATATCACAGGTAAACTTCGTGAAGTGTACGAAATCTGTACCTCATTTCTTGGAGTTGATCCGATTCATCAGCTTATTCCGGTGCGACCTACTCAGCATTACAGCATGGGCGGAGTGCGTACTAATAAAGATGGAGCGGCATACGGGCTTAAAGGTCTGTTTGCTGCCGGTGAAGCTTCCTGCTGGGATATGCACGGGTTTAACCGTCTTGGCGGTAACTCTCTTGCTGAAACCGTTGTAGCAGGAGGAATTGTCGGGCGTAAAATTGTTGAGTTCTTAGAAACTTACGAATGTTCTATTCCTACTGCTGTAATTTCGCAGACCGCCGCTAAACAGCAACAGCGCATAAGCGATATCGTCAGCGGTAAGAACGGCAATGAAAACGTATACAGAATTCGTGAAGCAATGCAGGACGCTCTTGATAAAGGTGCGCATGTTTTCCGTACTGAAGAAGGGCTGACAAAATGCATAAATACGCTTCAGAAAACTTTGCAGCGTGCCAGAGAAGTTGGTCTTCAAACCGATGGATGCGGCGCAAGTCCTGAACTTTCTGCTGCGCTTAAAATTGAAGGACAGGTTAAACTTGCTCTTTGTGTTGCCTACGGAGCCCTACAGCGTAAGGAATCCCGTGGAAGTCACAACCGTGAAGATTACCCTGCCCGTAATGATCGTGACTGGCTTACCAGAACTCTTGCTTACTGGAAGAACCCTGATGATGATCTTCCTACTCTTGAATATGAAGATGCAACACCTAGCTACGAAATTCCTCCTGGAGATCGCGGATATGGTAAGATGCAGATTATCAGTGCAGACAGCAAGGAGGATAGTTAG
- a CDS encoding succinate dehydrogenase/fumarate reductase cytochrome b subunit — protein sequence MSFNSNGSMRKSGKSDAILDWLQMFSGVALIIFVFMHMSLVSSVIINPAVMDNIANTYEKNYMAQIGGPILFLLFLFHFYLAARKIPFRLDGQKTIWAHAKMMKHRDTWLWIVQVVTAMLILVMGSIHMWAVLSDLPITAARSAARVQSGPWVYFYLVLAPLVILHVVAGLYRIAVKWGFIGNAQRAKLNRFATGLAVFFICIGLATIVRFMTLNA from the coding sequence ATGTCTTTTAATTCTAATGGATCAATGCGTAAAAGTGGCAAAAGCGATGCCATTTTGGATTGGCTGCAGATGTTTTCCGGCGTGGCTCTGATCATTTTTGTTTTCATGCATATGAGTCTTGTTTCAAGCGTCATTATTAATCCTGCTGTTATGGATAATATTGCGAATACTTATGAAAAAAATTACATGGCTCAGATCGGCGGGCCGATTCTTTTTCTGCTTTTTCTTTTTCATTTTTATTTAGCTGCCCGCAAGATTCCCTTCAGATTAGACGGTCAAAAAACAATCTGGGCTCATGCAAAAATGATGAAGCACAGAGACACATGGCTTTGGATTGTTCAGGTCGTTACAGCAATGCTTATCCTTGTTATGGGATCAATTCACATGTGGGCTGTTTTAAGTGATCTTCCTATCACTGCAGCTCGCTCTGCCGCCAGAGTTCAATCTGGTCCTTGGGTGTATTTTTATCTGGTGCTTGCACCTCTGGTTATTCTGCATGTTGTTGCCGGTCTTTACCGCATAGCTGTAAAGTGGGGATTTATTGGAAATGCTCAGCGTGCTAAGCTTAATAGATTTGCTACCGGTCTTGCAGTTTTTTTTATTTGTATAGGTCTGGCTACTATCGTTCGTTTTATGACCCTGAATGCGTAA
- a CDS encoding pitrilysin family protein, with translation MFPHQKKAVTSTAKGFRFEKLPIILLLLGALLMVAGCKIEKTDRSNKQEASQTSTTVKMPQENSSKTSAENSAVKELKKEISEALSSGQGPHVIKLKNGMSLLIKEDTRFPLVNVRLFVHAGSSYEDPDQAGISHLLEHMVFKGTNKRAPGQTALEIESVGGDMNAATSFDYTVYYVEVPENEWKLGMDIVTDMAFNAKIDPEELKSEREVVLSELEKGEDNPGSRIFKTLQSIVWKGNSYQWPIIGYRKTVEKLTSKDIHAYIDRLYQPQSMLLSVVGKIDPQKIAVEAERLCGSLKATHPVIPPVEFPVPATGKITVKLIPGKWNKAYVGVAFPIPGLNSAKVAGLETLCELLGGGETSKLYREFKYEKRMVDSISVSSLTLERSGMLYIFATLDADKVEEFWKELMAEMSTMDFSQFTDREMERVSLNLEDSLFLTKETLSGLASKLGYFQFFEGGQQAEENYLYDAKNITRPQLQKLYDEFFVPEKMAACMLLPEGFKATEKDFEKVVAKNWPQKKETASKSNDVGPGKASTIELSNGSKLVFIPDTTLPYTAISMYWNGGDADLTADEQGLSALVSQSLTRGTQKMNATELEDYVSDRAASVGASAGRDVFSITSKFPSRFTADMLPLIKEIMTAPRFAAKEIDRVKHDQISSIKRKEDLPVSLAFRNIFPFLFKKGNYSYYHLGVPSKIMNFTEKDIRNFWAKQSSRPFVIAVCGDYDRDAIINFAHELDAKLVHKNKPIAIPVPEWGNDKKLELTLPDRNQAHLMAIFPIPGMEDEDATAGLSLLRAALAGQSGLLFRDLRDKQGLGYTVTAFLWQAPKTGFMVFYIGTKPEQVKQAMEGFEKTVKMLRKEDLPEKEIQRAKNILNGEYYQDHQSLLSRSRESASLMVKGFDQDLDSKLIEKAKKMNASDVRVLINKYLDWSKKYTITVQP, from the coding sequence ATGTTCCCTCATCAAAAAAAAGCGGTGACATCAACCGCAAAAGGATTTCGATTTGAAAAGCTACCCATCATTCTCCTTCTTCTCGGAGCTCTGCTAATGGTTGCCGGATGCAAGATTGAGAAAACAGACAGAAGCAATAAACAAGAAGCTTCACAGACATCTACTACTGTAAAGATGCCTCAGGAAAATTCTTCTAAGACGTCTGCTGAAAATTCCGCGGTTAAGGAACTTAAAAAAGAAATTTCAGAAGCTTTATCGTCAGGTCAAGGTCCGCACGTAATCAAACTCAAAAACGGAATGAGCCTTCTTATTAAAGAGGATACCAGATTTCCTCTGGTTAATGTCCGTTTATTTGTTCATGCCGGATCTTCATATGAAGATCCAGATCAGGCAGGTATAAGCCACCTTCTGGAACATATGGTTTTCAAAGGGACAAATAAACGAGCTCCCGGACAGACCGCACTGGAAATAGAATCTGTCGGCGGTGACATGAATGCCGCTACAAGCTTCGATTACACAGTATACTACGTTGAAGTGCCTGAGAATGAGTGGAAACTAGGCATGGATATCGTCACGGATATGGCTTTCAACGCAAAGATAGACCCTGAAGAACTTAAATCTGAACGCGAAGTAGTGCTTTCCGAACTTGAAAAAGGCGAAGACAATCCAGGGAGCAGAATATTCAAAACTTTGCAATCAATTGTCTGGAAAGGTAACAGCTATCAGTGGCCGATCATAGGTTACCGCAAAACAGTTGAAAAACTTACTTCAAAAGACATTCACGCTTACATAGACAGACTCTATCAGCCTCAATCTATGTTACTTAGTGTAGTAGGTAAAATCGACCCGCAAAAAATAGCGGTTGAAGCAGAAAGACTTTGTGGTTCATTAAAAGCTACGCACCCTGTTATTCCTCCAGTTGAATTCCCTGTTCCTGCTACCGGAAAAATTACTGTTAAGCTGATCCCCGGCAAATGGAACAAGGCTTATGTAGGCGTTGCATTCCCTATCCCCGGCTTAAATTCAGCTAAAGTGGCAGGACTGGAAACTCTTTGCGAACTGCTCGGTGGTGGAGAAACTTCTAAACTCTACCGTGAATTTAAATATGAAAAAAGAATGGTCGACAGCATTTCCGTATCCTCTCTGACACTTGAGCGATCAGGCATGCTATATATTTTTGCAACGCTTGATGCCGATAAAGTGGAAGAATTCTGGAAAGAACTCATGGCAGAAATGTCTACCATGGATTTCAGCCAATTTACCGACCGCGAAATGGAGCGCGTTTCCTTAAATCTCGAAGACTCACTCTTCCTGACCAAAGAAACACTTTCAGGACTTGCTTCAAAACTCGGTTACTTCCAGTTCTTTGAAGGCGGACAGCAGGCAGAAGAAAACTACCTTTACGACGCAAAAAACATTACCAGACCTCAGCTTCAAAAGCTTTATGATGAATTCTTTGTTCCTGAAAAAATGGCAGCATGTATGCTTTTGCCTGAAGGATTTAAAGCAACAGAAAAAGATTTTGAAAAAGTTGTAGCGAAAAACTGGCCGCAAAAAAAAGAAACTGCAAGTAAAAGCAATGATGTCGGCCCTGGTAAGGCTTCAACCATAGAACTTTCTAACGGCAGCAAGCTGGTATTTATTCCTGATACAACTTTGCCCTACACTGCTATATCCATGTACTGGAACGGCGGTGATGCAGATTTAACTGCGGATGAACAAGGTTTATCTGCATTGGTTTCCCAAAGTTTAACTCGCGGAACCCAAAAAATGAATGCAACAGAACTCGAAGATTACGTTTCTGACAGGGCCGCATCAGTAGGAGCCTCTGCCGGACGCGACGTGTTCTCAATAACTTCCAAATTCCCTTCACGCTTCACTGCTGATATGCTGCCACTTATCAAAGAGATTATGACTGCGCCAAGATTTGCAGCTAAAGAAATCGACCGAGTAAAGCATGATCAGATTTCCTCTATAAAACGCAAAGAAGATCTCCCTGTCAGTTTAGCTTTCAGAAACATCTTCCCGTTCCTGTTTAAAAAAGGAAACTATTCTTATTACCACCTCGGTGTGCCCTCTAAAATAATGAATTTCACCGAAAAGGATATCCGCAACTTCTGGGCTAAACAGTCTTCACGCCCATTTGTAATTGCAGTATGCGGAGATTATGACCGCGATGCTATCATAAACTTCGCTCATGAGCTTGATGCAAAACTTGTTCATAAGAATAAGCCTATAGCTATCCCTGTCCCGGAATGGGGAAATGACAAAAAGCTGGAACTTACTTTGCCGGATCGAAATCAGGCGCACCTCATGGCTATCTTCCCAATTCCGGGAATGGAAGATGAAGACGCAACAGCAGGACTATCTCTGCTGAGAGCAGCGCTTGCCGGACAAAGCGGCTTGTTGTTCCGTGATCTGCGAGACAAACAGGGCCTCGGCTATACTGTAACAGCCTTTCTCTGGCAGGCTCCCAAAACCGGATTCATGGTCTTTTATATCGGAACCAAGCCGGAACAAGTAAAACAGGCCATGGAAGGTTTTGAAAAGACAGTAAAAATGCTACGCAAAGAAGATTTGCCTGAAAAAGAAATTCAAAGGGCTAAAAATATTCTGAACGGTGAATATTATCAGGACCACCAGAGTTTACTCTCACGAAGCAGAGAATCTGCCAGCCTGATGGTCAAAGGTTTTGATCAGGACCTTGATAGCAAGCTGATTGAAAAAGCTAAAAAAATGAACGCATCTGATGTCAGAGTACTTATTAACAAGTATTTGGACTGGAGTAAGAAATATACTATTACTGTTCAGCCCTAG
- a CDS encoding aminotransferase class V-fold PLP-dependent enzyme: MSNLTRRNFLKSSLGASGALLLTSTAFAGDKEKKKHKKLGKDPVYALEEINDLINKLEKKGRKFRDDRLDADNEAQWDRLVEYYFDRDDYSCLSVNSANLCPSMKPVSKMVDLVQDMLKKDISFPMRGELAEASLSKGLDVIKNWLGLEKQEYEADYLMALVANSTQGNNFINNGLMASKFFNPKKDNVVVWDVNHPTNYQAWEYRKATQGWSDDSIRIMGTKMFSNSVSPDELKKGILPSNPKSADEIINALKQTVDKNTKIVTLSWQSNECGMLLPMARVVHELRAINKNMHIHADSAQTFGVLDLKLGDLDVDSITGSFHKWPCGPKMVGLLYMNNKSNAAERFIPSEWGYDEHIKTPEDYGFMAKDGVIDPNAKRFSYLGQQNDATLVATWMTALFHTGKLHPNVTPTKIEKRIHYLGTKTKEALFKNLPKIYPDFTEEEAYKWISTPTTNDNLRSSVFLFKCPQGVQAGNVVNNVYEKHQLAIANLKVLGHDLIRISPTFCNTTNDVTQVVEATIDVISNMQKGKLANNTIYRTYA; the protein is encoded by the coding sequence ATGAGTAATTTAACACGGCGTAACTTTTTAAAAAGTAGTTTAGGTGCAAGCGGAGCGTTGTTGCTTACTTCTACTGCGTTTGCCGGGGATAAAGAAAAAAAGAAACATAAGAAATTAGGAAAAGATCCTGTCTACGCTTTAGAAGAAATTAATGATCTTATAAATAAGCTAGAAAAAAAAGGCCGTAAATTTAGAGATGACAGATTGGATGCGGACAATGAAGCTCAATGGGATAGACTAGTTGAATATTATTTTGATCGTGATGACTATAGCTGCCTTTCAGTCAATTCAGCTAACCTTTGCCCATCAATGAAGCCAGTCAGTAAAATGGTGGATCTTGTTCAGGATATGTTAAAAAAAGATATTTCCTTTCCGATGCGGGGAGAACTTGCAGAAGCAAGCCTTAGCAAGGGCCTTGATGTTATTAAAAATTGGCTTGGACTAGAAAAACAGGAATATGAAGCAGATTATCTGATGGCTTTGGTTGCAAATTCTACTCAGGGCAATAACTTTATTAATAATGGTTTAATGGCTTCTAAATTTTTTAATCCTAAAAAAGATAATGTAGTTGTCTGGGATGTAAATCATCCAACCAACTATCAAGCATGGGAATACCGTAAGGCAACCCAGGGCTGGAGTGATGATTCAATTCGGATAATGGGAACAAAAATGTTCAGCAACTCCGTATCACCGGATGAGCTTAAAAAAGGAATATTGCCATCCAATCCAAAATCCGCAGATGAGATCATTAATGCCTTAAAACAGACGGTAGATAAAAATACAAAGATTGTGACTTTATCATGGCAATCTAATGAGTGCGGTATGCTTTTGCCTATGGCACGCGTCGTTCACGAACTGAGAGCCATCAATAAAAATATGCATATCCATGCAGATAGTGCTCAGACATTTGGAGTTTTAGATTTAAAACTTGGAGACCTAGATGTAGACAGCATAACCGGCAGTTTTCATAAATGGCCATGTGGCCCTAAAATGGTCGGTCTTTTATACATGAACAATAAATCAAATGCTGCTGAAAGGTTTATTCCAAGTGAATGGGGGTATGATGAACATATCAAAACACCTGAGGATTATGGTTTTATGGCAAAAGATGGGGTTATTGATCCTAATGCCAAGCGTTTTTCCTACTTAGGTCAGCAAAATGATGCGACTCTTGTAGCTACATGGATGACAGCTTTATTTCACACAGGAAAGCTGCACCCTAATGTTACCCCGACTAAAATTGAAAAAAGAATTCATTACTTGGGTACTAAAACCAAAGAAGCATTATTCAAAAATCTACCTAAAATTTATCCTGATTTTACTGAGGAAGAAGCTTACAAATGGATTAGTACTCCTACTACTAATGACAATTTACGTAGCTCTGTCTTTTTATTTAAATGCCCGCAGGGTGTGCAGGCAGGAAATGTGGTCAACAATGTATATGAAAAACATCAACTGGCAATTGCAAACTTAAAAGTGCTAGGTCATGATTTAATCAGAATATCTCCAACATTTTGCAATACCACTAACGACGTAACTCAGGTAGTTGAAGCTACAATTGATGTTATT